One Phormidium ambiguum IAM M-71 genomic window, CAGTTCGTCGAATGCAAGTTGTCATAATTAGGAGACAAAATAATTATGGAATTCAATCCAAGCAACAATGTTGTTAAACTTTGTCTTCAAGGTATAAGCATGGAAGACAAAGGCAAACCTGAACAAGCAACTGAACTATTTCTTCAAGCCTGGAACGAAGCGACAGACGACTTGGAAAAATTTATTTCAGCTTATTATTTAGCCCGACATCAAACAAATGTTTCCGATAAATTAAAATGGTTAGAAACGGCTTTGCAGTTGGCATTAAAAATAAATAACGACTCTGTTAAAAGTGCTTTCCCTTCTCTATATTCAAAAATTGCTAAATGTTATGAAGACTTAAGCGACCCTGGCAAAGCAAAAAAGAATTATGAATTAGCCACTTCGTTTCAGGATAAACCTTCTGACCAAGGCCCTTTTTATCATGGGACGAAAGCAGATTTGTCGGTTGGCGATTTGCTGAGTGCAGGGGGCAATTCTAATTACAAATCTGAACTCAAAATGAATCACATTTATTTTACAGCCCTGGTTAACGGAGCGGGACTAGCTGCTGCATTAGCAAAAGGTGATGGACGTGAACGTGTTTATATCGTTGAACCGACAGGAGAGTTTGAAAATGACCCGAATGTTACAAACAAAAAATTTCCGGGCAATCCGACACGTTCATATCGCTCCCAAGCACCATTAGAAATCGTTGGCGAAGTAACAGATTGGACCCGACAAACATCTGAGGAACTCCAAAAATGGCGTGAAAAGTTGGCCAATAACAAAGGAGAAATTATTAATTAATTTCTGAGGTGCTGATACATTACCCAACATTGGAATAATAGAATCAACAATTTGATCTGTTGAATTAATTGCAAGCTTATTTACAACAGATCTTTACTATGGAGTATTCAGGATGAAAGTTTTAGTGATTGGTGCAACAGATCCGATCGCATCGACAAACTCAAAAAACCGCAGGATAGTGTATGGAATACCAGCGGACTCGATCAGCCTCTCCTGAAAAACTTTGGCACGCATATAGCCGCTATCAGAAAGACGCTCGGCACCCACGATCGACAGTAGGACGTGATGCCCCACACCAGCATCTGCCTCTGCCGCTAGCAGATTTCGGGATGACTTCTCAAAGAAATCCAACACCGCTGCGTCCTCAAAAGATGGTGAATTTGTCACATCAACGACAACATTAGTATCCACCAGCACATCAGCCAATCCTTCACCCGTAACGGCGTTCACCCCTGACGAAGGGGAGGCTGCCACCACCTCAGTTTCTATTAATTCGAGCGCGATTGCTTCTCCTGCTAATAATCAAATCACAAGATTGATAATCCGACTTGGCACATAAACCACACGACGAACTTCTTGCTCTTTAAGATAACGCTGCAAGGATTGTGACTGTTTTGCCAAGGCGAGAGCCTCTTCCTGAGAAGCATCTGGAGCAAGCTGGAGCGTGGTTCGAGTCCGTCCGTTGATTTGAACCGCAATCGTCACTTGCGCTTTTACAAGAAACTCTCGATTAGCTTGAGGGAATGGTTGTTGATGAATTGAATAGGATTCACCCATACGACTCCAAAGCTCTTCAGTTATATGGGGTGCAAAGGGAGCCAACATCAACAAATATGACTTGATTTCTGCTGTTGAAACATATTCTTTGGCTTCCAAGGTGTTAAGATAACTCATCAAGGTAGCGATCGCAGTATTGTACTTCAAAGCTTGAATATCTTCTCTCACCTTGTGAATGGTTTGATGCAAGTCCTGTTGGGATTCGACATCCAATTCGATAGATGGGATCGAGCCTTGATATCTCATCACCAATTGCCAAACTCGATTCAAGAAACGCTGTATTCCTGCAATACCGAGATCGCAGAAAACACCTCCTTGGTCATAAGGACCCAAAAACATCAAGTACGTTCGCAATGTGTCTGCACCGTATTCCTCAATATACTGGTCAGGATTCACCACATTCCCCTTAGATTTACTCATCTTGACTCCATCTTTGGTGAGCAAACCATGAGCGCGGAAGCATCGAAAGGGTTCCTCAAACGGAATGTATCCCAAATCGTGCAACACCATTGTGATGAAGCGACTATACAACAGATGCAATACTGAATGTTCTGCTCCACCAATATACATATCCACGGGCAACCAGGTGGCAGTAATTTGTGGATTAAACGGAACATCCGAACAATTGCTGGAGGGATAGCGCAAGAAATACCAAGCAGAATCCAAGAAGTTATCCGATACATCAGTTTCACGCCGCGCCGCACCATTGCAGCACGGACAGGTTGTATTCACGAATTCAGGAATGTCTGCCAACGGAGAATTGCCTGTCCCTTTCGGCAACCAGTCCTGCGTTTGGGGCAACTCAACGGGCAATTGGTCTTCTGGAACCGGAACCACACCGCAAGTCTGGCAATAGATAATCGGAATTGGCACTCCCCAATAGCGTTGCCTGGAAATCAACCAATCCCGCAAGTGATAGTGTACTTTACCGTCACGTTCAGAACGACCGATCCAGTTACGCTGTGCTGTTTTTACCCGTTCTGACCAGTCCAAATACTCCAAATTATCCAACAAGCGTTGGGCATAGCGGGTAATCTGGAAAAACCATTGCTCCAACTCTCGCTGGATAGCGATCGCACTACAGCGTTCGCATTCCCCTGCAATCACTTGCTCATCCGCCAACACGGTTTTGCAGGACGGACACCAGTTAACCGATGCTTTCTTGCGTTCGGCTAATCCGGCTTTGAACAACTGCAAGAAAATCCACTGTGTCCACTTGTAATATGCCAGACTGGTGGTTTGGACTTCGTGATTCCAGCAGAAGCGATTGCCAATGCGCTTCAACTGCGTTTGGCGAAATCGTTCAACATTACATGCTGTCAATTGTTCGGGATGAATCCCTTTTTTAATCGCAAAGTTCTCGCTGTGAATGCCGAAAGCATCAAATCCCATCGGCTCAAAGACATCCCGACCATTCATCGCCATAAAGCGACCGTAGATGTCCGCGCCCGTGAAGGCATACACATTTCCCACGTGCAACCCTTCTGCCGATGGGTAGGGAAACATCATCAAATTGTAGAAAGGACGACGCTCTGAAGAAGTTTTGTCGATCGCTCTGGCTATGTCAGTTTCGTAAATTTGTGTTTGCTGCCAAACAGCTTGCCATTTGGCTTCAACAGAGCGGCAATCGTAAATTTCCGATGGTTGATGATTTGCCGGATCGACAAGATCCGGATTTACAGGTCCAAGTGATACATTTTGTGAATCCTCTTTTGTAGTGCGATTGTAGCATGAAGAATGCCTTTGTCAAGATTGTTTAGATGGACGACTCGAACTTAATTCTCGATCGCCTCAACACGAAGTTGCTCAAGTCGCTCCAAGTTGTCCTTTATGGCTTTGAGTTGTTCGAGGGAGTGTCCCTGCCAATCTGTGACCTCGCCTATGACCCGAAGCGAATTACGAAATCGGTATGATTTCGTTGGATTCCCTGGATACTTCTTGTCTGTCAGATTAGGGTCATCTTCCATCGAACCAGTCGATTTTACAATGTAAACTCTGCCTGGTTCTTCACCAAGAGCTAGTTGGGCCAATGATTAACTTGGTTGTGAGTAAACCAGAGCTTTCCAAGTATCAAAACCAATAATCCCATCAGGAGTAAGTCTGGCCTGGGTTTGAAATTGTGCGACGGCTGCCTGTGATTGGGGGCCAAAAATACCATCAATGGTTCCTTTATAAAGTCCCGCCTGCTGGAGAAATTTTTGTACATCCTCTACCACTATCCCGCGACTGCCAAGTTGTAGAACTGGTATGGCATCTGTAGCAGCGTATTCCGTCAAGTTACCATCACTCAACTGCGGCAGCGTATCATAAATGGGTACCGATCCAGTTAACGGCTGGGTTGGTTGTGTTGGTTCTGGGTAGAAATATTCTCCTTGCGGTGGATCTTCTGCTCTAGCAGAGAGTGTACCTGCAACCAAAAACAGTAAAACAGAGCTACCTGTCAGAAGTGGTTTGAGCATTTTAACTTTTTCTTTTAGCTCGACAGATGTTGCACAGTTTAATACAGCTTAACTAAATAATAGTTCCACCCATAGGTATCTTCTTCCTCAAGACGTTAGATAGATGCAATATGAATTTATTAACTCAAGTTGCTAGTTATCCATTGTGCGATCGCTCGTACCAATTCCTTAAGTTGGAGGTTGCACTACAACCTTCTTTTTGAGCGCAGGCTTGGGCTTATCAGTGACAGTAGGTGGCGAACTTTCTACTTCATCGACAATACTCGCTTCCCCCGCTTTAAGCCGTTTCTGCTGTTTCTTCAATTCCAGTACTTCTGCCTTCAATGCCTTACCAGGTTTGAAGTGTGGTGGTATTTCCTCGGTAGGTATCCCATTCAAGGATTCAAATCCGAACATATCCCTGCCAGGAATGAACCTTGCTTTTATCTCCACAAAATAACGTTTACCTTGCTCCTCCTTCTGAAGCTTTGGATTGAATCGGAATGGTGGTACGAGTGCATCTTTCCAAATTAATGGAAGATGCTGCGCTTTCATGAATCGAACTTTTCGTGCAGAGTCTAGTGGTTTAATTCTGGCTTTAGTCTCTTCATTAAAATTCCGAAAAACTGAAATGCACGGCGTTTTACACACTGGAATAAATTGCCACAGTCCACAAAGTTTAAACTCAAAATCTTGTGCAGTAAACACATCCTTATCAAATGAATTATCCTCACCATTTATAGGTGCGAATCCTACAAGGGAAAATCCTAATATGTGTGTTTTATCTCGCCCAGGAAAATGCAACGCTTGGGGATATACCGTTAGTCTTAATTCTTTGGTTCCGGTTTCTCCTAGTTCCAGTTTTAGTGCATCCCAAGCTCTCATCCCTTTGTTATGAGGCGCGTATTTTAAGGGATACTCATTCCCTTGTATCTTGATGAATGCTCTGTTGATTTCGGAGTCAAACCTGACTTTCCCTGGTAAAATCCCAATAGCTTGAAATAATTTAGGCTTCTGTTCGCTAGGCTGTGGTTCGCTGGTCATAAATAAAAAGTTAGTCCCTAATATTTGGGCTTTTTCCAGCTATCATAGCTCAAATTTTAAACTTCCTTATCCGCGAAACTTGATAGCATTCGGCGTATATTCAGCGATCGCTGTCCTCAATCTTTCTTCGATATTTTCTGCCATAAATTAAAAAATAGACTGAGTGCATTGTTAGATAGACGAGTCGGATTTATTCCTCGATTGCCTCAACACCAAGCTGCTTAAGTCGCTCCAGGTTGTCCTTCATAGCTTTAAGCTGTTCGGGGAACCTTTCATCATCCGTTCGCGAGTTAAACTTAACAAAACCTGCGCCAGAATTGGTGGTGCAAATAAAGCACTTGGAGGCTTAACCAGATGAGCGATTTGTGCAAATCTTTGATGTAATCGTGGAGAATTGACCCCCAAACGCATCACTTGGTCTATGTAACTTTGGATAAATCGAGACATAGCACTGAGTTGTCCACCGCTAGTGGTTGACCAACGCAAATCCTCACCTGTAGCCATCAGCCAAGGTATTTGTAATTGTTGCGCCAGTTGTTTATAGTAGTATCGGCTCAGGTGATAGTTACTGCTAGGTTTGTGGCTCAAACATTTATCCAAAGTTAACGCACCAATAGCAGCTACCGTCATCCCCTGACCATAAACGGGATTGAAAGCACACACTGCATCTCCTACTGCTAGCAATCCCTCTGGATATTTAGATAATTTCTCATAGTAACGTAGCCGATTTTCTGTAGCTCGGAAACTATAAATTTCCGACAAAGGTTGAGCATTTTTGATAGTTTCGTAGATTATCGGACTCTGGAGGCTACGGGCAAATTCTAAAAACCCCGCTTCATCAGTTGATGGATAGTCACGACCAATACCACCTAACGTTACTACCCAACGATTTCCTTCTACTGGATAGATTACGCCACCACGTTTTTGTTTTGGTGGTTGTGCTAAAATAGTTATTCCTTGCCAATCAAATTCACAGTTTTCTGTTTGTCGATACCAACGACTGGCATAACCTAAAAAGGAATTAATCACTGTTTCTTTTGGTGAATCGTAGCCATTAGCCTCTAACCATTTGGGTAGTAAAGAATTACGACCTGTTGCATCCACAATTAACTCAGCTGTTAATTCTTGTAGACTATTGTTTTCTGTTTGAGCTTCACTTCGACTGCGAAGCTTAACTCCAATCACCTGATATTGATTCGCCCCAAACAATAACCCTGTTACTTGAGTTGCTTGGAGCCATTGTATGTTCTGGAATTCTTTGAGGCGACTATAGATTAGCCACTCTAGTAAATGACGACTACAAGTATAACTTTGCACGTCGGAAGCAAACCTGGGTGCTAAACCCCAAATTCCATATAATAACCAGTCATTTATCCAATCTACTTTAACTGCTCCGGCTGCGACTAGCTCAGTTTCTAAACCGGGAAATAGTTGCAGGAGAATTTCTAGTCCTCTAGTTAGTAACGCGTGAACGTGACTAGCTTGGGGAACTCCTGGTCTAGCTTGGGGTTGTTCTGGTAAGCAATCTCGTTCCACAATTGTTACTTGGTCATAGTGTTTGGCTAAAACTCTAGCTGTGAGTAGTCCTGATATGCTACTACCAATAACTATTGCGTGACTGTTTCCGGTTCCAGACATCCTCGACTCCCAGTTAGTTTTAAGCCATTTTATTTTTGGTATAACACACTTTCAATTTACTCAAAGTACCAATCGAATATGGAAAAGCTAAATCTGACAGGTGAATGGCAATTAATTTATGCTTCTCGTGGCACAGTTGTTACCCGGAGAGTAGCATCAATTCC contains:
- the arr gene encoding NAD(+)--rifampin ADP-ribosyltransferase, which encodes MAKCYEDLSDPGKAKKNYELATSFQDKPSDQGPFYHGTKADLSVGDLLSAGGNSNYKSELKMNHIYFTALVNGAGLAAALAKGDGRERVYIVEPTGEFENDPNVTNKKFPGNPTRSYRSQAPLEIVGEVTDWTRQTSEELQKWREKLANNKGEIIN
- a CDS encoding peptidoglycan-binding domain-containing protein; amino-acid sequence: MLKPLLTGSSVLLFLVAGTLSARAEDPPQGEYFYPEPTQPTQPLTGSVPIYDTLPQLSDGNLTEYAATDAIPVLQLGSRGIVVEDVQKFLQQAGLYKGTIDGIFGPQSQAAVAQFQTQARLTPDGIIGFDTWKALVYSQPS
- a CDS encoding NAD(P)/FAD-dependent oxidoreductase: MSGTGNSHAIVIGSSISGLLTARVLAKHYDQVTIVERDCLPEQPQARPGVPQASHVHALLTRGLEILLQLFPGLETELVAAGAVKVDWINDWLLYGIWGLAPRFASDVQSYTCSRHLLEWLIYSRLKEFQNIQWLQATQVTGLLFGANQYQVIGVKLRSRSEAQTENNSLQELTAELIVDATGRNSLLPKWLEANGYDSPKETVINSFLGYASRWYRQTENCEFDWQGITILAQPPKQKRGGVIYPVEGNRWVVTLGGIGRDYPSTDEAGFLEFARSLQSPIIYETIKNAQPLSEIYSFRATENRLRYYEKLSKYPEGLLAVGDAVCAFNPVYGQGMTVAAIGALTLDKCLSHKPSSNYHLSRYYYKQLAQQLQIPWLMATGEDLRWSTTSGGQLSAMSRFIQSYIDQVMRLGVNSPRLHQRFAQIAHLVKPPSALFAPPILAQVLLSLTRERMMKGSPNSLKL